From a single Azospirillum fermentarium genomic region:
- a CDS encoding periplasmic heavy metal sensor → MTSGTPGHSAPAAGSRPQRWERWLLLASLAANMFMGGVLVAQRTFGPPPPPPGPAKAVERLLHDLGRVLPPADAEKLQNVVMIHRDALHSMGENMEMMRTRLRVILSTEPFDSTAFISALEGQRAFDDRKLAPLLRDAAAAIAAMSADGRHKLADFHDRPPPPPR, encoded by the coding sequence ATGACGTCAGGCACTCCGGGCCACAGCGCCCCGGCGGCCGGCTCCCGCCCACAGCGCTGGGAACGCTGGCTGCTGCTGGCGTCGCTGGCCGCCAACATGTTCATGGGCGGGGTTCTGGTGGCGCAGCGGACGTTCGGCCCGCCCCCCCCGCCCCCCGGCCCGGCCAAGGCGGTGGAGCGGCTGTTGCACGACCTGGGCCGCGTGCTGCCGCCTGCCGACGCCGAAAAGCTCCAGAACGTGGTGATGATCCACCGCGACGCGCTGCACAGCATGGGCGAGAACATGGAGATGATGCGCACGCGCCTGCGCGTCATCCTGTCCACCGAACCGTTCGACAGCACGGCCTTCATCAGCGCGCTGGAAGGGCAGCGGGCGTTCGACGACCGGAAGCTGGCACCGCTCCTGCGCGACGCCGCCGCCGCCATCGCCGCCATGTCCGCCGACGGCCGCCACAAGCTGGCCGATTTCCACGACCGTCCGCCGCCGCCCCCGCGGTAA